The Neovison vison isolate M4711 chromosome 10, ASM_NN_V1, whole genome shotgun sequence genome has a segment encoding these proteins:
- the LOC122918054 gene encoding olfactory receptor 10J1-like — MKSKNHTVVSEFILQGFSSFREHKIILFVIFLTLYLLTLAGNVLIVTVISLTRHLHTPMYFFLSALSISETVYTLVIVPRMLCSLTGLNQPISLAGCATQMFFFLTLAINNCFLLTAMGYDRYVAICNPLRYTVLMNKRVCALLAWGALSIGLLVAVVQISSVFRLPFCDREVAHYFCDILPVMKLSCADTTLHDIINFIISSFVIVVPMGLVFISYVLIISTILKISSAQGRKKAFATCASHLTVVIVHYGCASIAYLKPKSENTRDQDQLISVTYTVITPLLNPVVYTLRNKEVKDALRRAISKNPLA, encoded by the coding sequence ATGAAGAGCAAGAACCACACAGTAGTGAGTGAATTCATTCTCCAGGGGTTTTCCAGTTTCCGAGAACACAAGATCATTCTCTTTGTGATATTTCTTACGTTGTACCTTTTAACTCTGGCTGGCAATGTCCTCATTGTGACAGTTATCAGCCTCACTCGTCACctccacacacccatgtacttcttccttagTGCGCTCTCCATCTCTGAGACCGTGTACACCCTGGTCATTGTACCGCGGATGCTCTGCAGCCTTACTGGTCTTAACCAACCCATCTCCTTGGCcggctgtgccacccagatgttcTTCTTCCTCACCTTGGCCATCAACAACTGCTTTCTGCTCACGGCCATGGGGTACGACCGCTACGTGGCCATCTGCAACCCCTTGAGGTACACGGTCCTCATGAACAAGAGGGTGTGTGCCCTGCTCGCATGGGGGGCTCTCAGCATTGGGCTGCTTGTGGCCGTAGTTCAGATTTCCTCTGTATTTAGGCTGCCCTTTTGTGACAGAGAAGTGGCCCATTATTTCTGTGATATTCTCCCAGTTATGAAACTCTCCTGTGCAGATACCACTCTACATGACATAATTAATTTTATCATCAGCTCGTTTGTTATTGTGGTCCCCATGGGGCTGGTCTTCATCTCCTACGTCCTCATCATCTCCACGATTCTCAAGATCAGCTCTGCCCAGGGCCGGAAGAAGGCCTTCGCCACCTGCGCCTCCCACCTCACGGTGGTCATTGTCCACTATGGCTGCGCCTCCATTGCCTACCTCAAGCCCAAGTCTGAGAACACCAGGGATCAGGATCAGCTGATCTCGGTGACCTACACGGTCATCACCCCCCTGCTGAACCCTGTGGTGTACACCCTGAGGAACAAGGAGGTCAAGGATGCTCTTCGCCGTGCTATTAGCAAAAATCCTCTTGCCTAG